The nucleotide sequence CTTTTCGATTAAAAACGGACTTAATTCCATAGAAAAAACGCCTTCCAAAAACAGTCGTAATAAACTGTCTTAGAAGGCGCTATTATTTTCGTTAGATAATCGATATTTATAATATCATTCTCCGATAGCCTGTACGCTAGAAACGCAGTCATACCAACGTTTAACTCGCTACCATTTCAATACGGATTTTGTCCGCAATCATAGCAATAAACTCCGAGTTAGTCGGTTTTGATTTCATATGGTGCACTGTATAGCCGAACAGTTCCGAAATGTTCTCATAGCTGCCACGGTTCCAGGCTACTTCAATGGCATGGCGAATAGCACGTTCCACACGTGACGGGGTTGTCCCGAATTTTTTCGCGATTTCCGGATATAGAATCTTTGTAACCGAACTTAGTAACTCAATATCATTGTAAACCATCTGGATCGCTTCACGTAAATAAGCGTATCCTTTTATATGTGCAGGTACACCAATCTCTTTAATGATGCCTGTAATCGTTGTATCCAATAAGCGTGTGTCCATTTTTGCAGGGGTACTCGTTGATAACACCGGTACACGTTTTTCCTGTTCGACTTTCTTTCCTGCACAATGCAGAATTTTTTGAACAAGCTGCTCAAATTCAAAAGGTTTTAACATGAAGTAAGATGCGCCGAAATTCACAGCCTGCTTCATTACATCTTCTTGGCCAAAAGCAGTTAGCATAATGACTTGAGTCTGTGTATGACGCTCATCGTTATACATCTCTTCCAATACAGCCAGTCCATCCAAATGCGGCATAATAATATCCAATAACAGAACATCGATTTTATGCTCTTCCAACATTTTAATACAGATTTTTCCGTTAGATGCTGTTGCAACAATTTCAATTTGCGGATGATTCGTAAAATAAACTTCCATCATTTTAACTAATTCGCGATTATCATCAGCAATCGCAATTTTCACCTTTGACAAACAAAATCCCCCTTTTATAATTCTATCTTTTATATATTCATTACAATGGCAAATTGTATGAGCTTTCTTACAAATGTCCAAACTTCTTGTGTAATACAATTGTAACAAAAATGAGCGACAGTTGTCTTTCGATCTCTCTTATTTTGCATTGTCCTTTAGTGAAGTTTCGACAGAATTACTATATTTCCTTTTCTTTCATAAAAAATAAGTAACAAGTAGTATCTTTTCTCTGTTTCTCGACAAGGAAATATATGGTTCATCATTTGTCGATTTATCATCATGTACTATTGTAATGAAAAAATCAAAAAAAGACTACACTTTATTAAAAAGTATAGTCTAAAGTATTTTTAGTACGGGCTCTTTTTCAGCATTTCAATAACAAGAATACCGGCACCTTTTGTTGGTTCTTCGATAAACATATGTGTTACCGCACCAACGAACTGGTTATTCTGTATAATAGGACTTCCGCTCATCCCTTGAACAATACCGCCCGTTTTCTTTATAAGACGTTCATCGACGACATTGAAAGTAAACGTGTTATCCGTTTGTTTGTCAATTTCGATATCAAACAAATTGACTTCTTCCCCGTCGATTGCCGTTAAGATTTGTGCTTTTCCCTTTTTTAACTCATTTGCATGTATAATTTCCAGCGGCGGATGCAAACTGTCATGTAATGATTGTTTCCAATTACCAAAAATACCGTATACATCATTGCTTATAACTGAACCGAGTGGCATTTGTGATTTATCTACAACTGAAATTTTGTACCCTGGCTGTCCAGGCGTACTTTTCTTCACTTGTGAGATTGATGCTTCAAAGATTGCACCATCATTGAATTTCGGAGGCTGCTTCATTGTAGAATCTACAATTTGATGCCCTAGCGCTCCGTATTCCATCGTTTCAGGATCGATATACGTTAACGTCCCTATTCCATCTGTTTCACTTTTCAAAAATGGTTTTAAATGCACCAGTTCATGACCTGATACGTTGATCTCTCGTTGTTGCTTTCCATTTTCAACGGTCAGTGTAAATGATTCGCCTTTGCCGGCAATGTCTTCTAACTGGCTTACTTTTTCACCATTAAGTTCTAAAATATGTTCTCCCTTTTTCAACCACTCACTATTTTCCAATAATACGTCCTGTGCAACCATTACATAAGGCATCTCCAACTGAACGCCAATTGAATGGCCCATTGGAATTAATGATTTCCCCAATACTTCTATTGGTGATAACATAAAAAGCAATGCAACGAGTATCGACCATTTTTTAATCATCCTTCACCTCCTCTATGCGCTTACTATGTGAAAATTTGACGGAGTTATGAACGGAAAAATTTTGTTGATATGAGGAAAAATTAGAATGTATTCATTGTAATCCTTGCTGCTCCGCGACCTTGAAACTTATACGTTTAAAAAAATAAAAAACCGCCTAAAATTTTTAATAATTTTAGACGGTTTTTGTATATTTAATTCATCATTTCCTTACGTTCATTGGCCATGTGAATTAATTCTGAAGCATGTTGTAATGTCAGGTCTGTAATTTCGGCCCCGCTCATCATGCGGCTGATTTCCACAATTCGTTCCTTTTCTTCCATTTCCGTAATTGATGTAAATGTACGGTTATGTTCAACCTGCTTTTTAATGTAGTAATGATGATCCGCCATTGCGGCAACTTGCGGCAAGTGAGAAATACATAAAACTTGTGAATTCACTGAAATTGCAGCAATTTTTTCAGCAATCGCCTGAGCGACACGGCCGCTTACACCTGTATCGACTTCATCGAAAATAATCGATGTAATGCCATTTGATGAAGAGAAAATGGTTTTCAGCGCCAGCATCATACGCGAAAGTTCCCCGCCGGAAGCGACTTTAGGTAGCGACTTCGGTGGTTCCCCAACATTTGTAGAAATGTAGAATGCGACAAAATCCTTGCCGTTCGCGTCCAGCTGATTCAATGGCTCGAATTTAACGATAAACTGCGCTTTTTCCATATGAAGCATACGCAGCTCATTCATAATGGCATCACTTAGCTTAATCGCATTTTCTTTGCGGATTGCCGTCAATTCTTCGGCAATTTTATTTAGATCTGCTTCCATTTTCGCCAGCAATTGCTCATTTTTCTGCAATGTTTCATCACGGTTTATAAGCTGGCTTAACTCTTCCTCAATTTTTTCATGATATGTTAAAATCTCTTCAACTGTCGTACCATATTTACGTTTCATAGT is from Solibacillus isronensis and encodes:
- a CDS encoding SpoIVB peptidase S55 domain-containing protein, coding for MIKKWSILVALLFMLSPIEVLGKSLIPMGHSIGVQLEMPYVMVAQDVLLENSEWLKKGEHILELNGEKVSQLEDIAGKGESFTLTVENGKQQREINVSGHELVHLKPFLKSETDGIGTLTYIDPETMEYGALGHQIVDSTMKQPPKFNDGAIFEASISQVKKSTPGQPGYKISVVDKSQMPLGSVISNDVYGIFGNWKQSLHDSLHPPLEIIHANELKKGKAQILTAIDGEEVNLFDIEIDKQTDNTFTFNVVDERLIKKTGGIVQGMSGSPIIQNNQFVGAVTHMFIEEPTKGAGILVIEMLKKSPY
- the spo0A gene encoding sporulation transcription factor Spo0A; its protein translation is MSKVKIAIADDNRELVKMMEVYFTNHPQIEIVATASNGKICIKMLEEHKIDVLLLDIIMPHLDGLAVLEEMYNDERHTQTQVIMLTAFGQEDVMKQAVNFGASYFMLKPFEFEQLVQKILHCAGKKVEQEKRVPVLSTSTPAKMDTRLLDTTITGIIKEIGVPAHIKGYAYLREAIQMVYNDIELLSSVTKILYPEIAKKFGTTPSRVERAIRHAIEVAWNRGSYENISELFGYTVHHMKSKPTNSEFIAMIADKIRIEMVAS